A DNA window from Hallerella porci contains the following coding sequences:
- a CDS encoding ATP-grasp domain-containing protein, translating into MKKLMLLGGLRYLLPVIEEAHKLGVYVITADYLPNNIAHKFSDEYVNVSIIDKDAVLKAAQELKIDGILSHAVDPGVVSAAYVAEKMKLTFQCSYKAACILQDKSLFRKFLFENGFNSPNAKGYNNIDDALKDVDYFNWPVIVKPVDSAGSKGVTKVENKSDLAAAIQNALNASLSKNFIIEDFLDKVGAQSSADIFTVNGKLVYPAYSDQLFDTNAANPYTPAVEIWPATMEQKFQDDLTAQLQRLFDLLHVKSGIYNVESRICSNGKAYIMEVSPRGGGNRIAELQDMATGQSLIRNEIKKALSMPLDNICAPEYDGVWCNYILHSSKRGKLVSIDIEPEFRKKYVRNEGLIVKAGDEIVPFTGANTSLGTLFLRFENRVEADNILTQINKFISIVLEQK; encoded by the coding sequence ATGAAAAAGCTGATGCTTCTTGGCGGGCTTCGATATTTGCTTCCTGTAATTGAAGAAGCTCACAAGCTAGGCGTTTATGTGATTACCGCCGACTACTTACCAAATAACATTGCGCATAAATTTTCCGACGAATATGTGAACGTGAGCATCATCGATAAAGATGCAGTTCTTAAAGCGGCTCAAGAATTAAAAATTGACGGAATTCTTTCACACGCTGTTGATCCAGGAGTAGTCTCTGCAGCATACGTTGCGGAAAAGATGAAGTTGACATTCCAATGCAGTTACAAGGCGGCATGCATCTTGCAAGATAAATCCCTTTTCCGCAAATTTCTTTTCGAAAACGGATTCAACTCTCCCAACGCAAAAGGTTACAACAATATTGACGATGCACTCAAAGATGTTGATTATTTTAATTGGCCAGTTATCGTAAAACCTGTAGATTCTGCCGGAAGCAAAGGCGTAACTAAAGTTGAGAATAAAAGTGACCTTGCAGCCGCAATACAAAATGCGCTAAACGCCTCACTCTCCAAAAATTTCATCATCGAAGATTTTTTGGATAAGGTTGGAGCGCAGTCTAGTGCAGATATTTTTACAGTGAACGGAAAGCTAGTTTATCCCGCTTATTCAGATCAACTTTTTGACACGAATGCTGCAAACCCTTACACGCCCGCTGTTGAAATTTGGCCTGCAACGATGGAACAGAAATTTCAAGACGATTTGACTGCGCAATTACAACGCCTCTTTGACTTGCTCCATGTTAAGTCAGGCATTTACAATGTGGAAAGCCGCATTTGTTCTAACGGTAAGGCTTATATTATGGAAGTGAGTCCACGAGGCGGCGGGAACCGCATCGCTGAACTGCAAGATATGGCAACAGGACAAAGCCTTATTCGTAACGAAATTAAGAAGGCTCTTAGCATGCCTTTGGATAACATCTGCGCTCCCGAATATGATGGCGTCTGGTGCAATTACATATTGCATTCCTCAAAAAGAGGAAAGCTCGTGTCCATCGATATCGAACCGGAATTTCGCAAAAAATATGTGCGTAACGAAGGACTCATTGTAAAAGCGGGCGACGAAATTGTTCCTTTTACAGGAGCCAACACTTCACTAGGAACTCTTTTCCTTCGATTTGAAAATCGGGTTGAAGCAGACAACATTCTTACCCAAATAAACAAATTTATCTCTATCGTTTTGGAACAGAAATAA
- a CDS encoding DegT/DnrJ/EryC1/StrS family aminotransferase — MENKAITVTSPLLPTLDDFIPMLKDIWNRKWLTNNGCYHKELEKALAEYLGVKYISLFTNGTLPLITALQAMRITGEVITTPYSFVATTHSLWWNGIKPVFVDIEEESGNIDPQKIESAITPHTTAIMPVHVYGTPCHTKEIQEIADKYGLKVIYDAAHAFGVKVNGESILNQGDMATLSFHATKVYNTVEGGALICRDEATKKRIDYLKNFGFAGETEVIAPGINSKMDELRAAYGLLNLRQVDDAIAKRKHVADLYRKELKNTAGIRFLKDLEGVRHNYSYFPIFIDEQIYGTSRDALYEKLKEHNIFGRRYFYPLISEFSTYRGLESARPENLPVAHKLAASVLCLPMFADLTDADVERILSVVKK; from the coding sequence ATGGAAAATAAAGCGATTACTGTTACATCTCCACTGCTTCCTACTTTGGATGATTTTATTCCAATGCTCAAAGATATTTGGAATCGCAAGTGGCTCACAAACAATGGATGTTACCACAAGGAACTTGAAAAAGCCCTTGCAGAATACCTTGGCGTAAAATACATTAGTCTTTTTACCAACGGAACTCTTCCGCTTATTACCGCATTACAAGCGATGCGCATTACAGGCGAAGTGATTACAACGCCTTATAGTTTTGTCGCGACGACGCATTCCCTTTGGTGGAATGGAATTAAGCCTGTCTTTGTTGACATCGAAGAAGAATCTGGAAATATTGATCCTCAAAAAATTGAATCTGCAATTACTCCGCACACAACGGCCATTATGCCAGTGCACGTTTACGGCACGCCTTGTCATACAAAAGAAATTCAAGAAATTGCAGACAAATACGGATTAAAAGTCATTTACGATGCGGCTCATGCTTTCGGCGTTAAAGTCAACGGTGAATCCATTTTAAATCAAGGCGATATGGCAACGCTGAGTTTTCATGCGACGAAAGTTTACAACACAGTCGAAGGAGGCGCACTTATTTGCCGCGATGAAGCGACCAAGAAACGCATTGACTACTTAAAAAATTTCGGTTTTGCTGGTGAAACCGAAGTGATTGCTCCCGGCATTAACAGTAAAATGGACGAACTTCGTGCCGCCTACGGTTTGTTGAATTTACGTCAAGTGGATGATGCCATTGCGAAGCGCAAACATGTCGCAGACCTTTACCGCAAAGAATTGAAAAATACCGCAGGCATTCGCTTTTTAAAAGACCTCGAAGGCGTTCGTCACAATTATTCGTATTTCCCCATTTTCATCGACGAACAAATTTACGGCACAAGCCGCGATGCTTTATACGAAAAATTAAAAGAACACAATATTTTTGGACGCCGCTATTTTTATCCGCTGATTAGCGAATTCTCCACTTACCGCGGACTTGAAAGCGCTCGCCCCGAAAATCTGCCTGTGGCGCACAAACTCGCCGCAAGCGTTTTGTGTTTGCCAATGTTTGCGGATTTAACGGACGCGGATGTTGAAAGAATTTTAAGCGTGGTGAAAAAATAA
- a CDS encoding lipopolysaccharide biosynthesis protein, whose translation MADSLKRKTAHGVIWSAIERFSTQGVQFLFGIILARMLTPADYGVIAMLTIFLAVSQTFIDSGFANAIIRKIDRTEKDMATMFFFNIGMALVCYAVIFFTAPLISDFYKMPELTLVLRVLALRLIFQSFNAVQTTTLTIQIDFKKQAKISLSCAILSGIVGIFFAYRGYGVWALVIQSLFSTILTSALYWFLVRWRPTCFFSKDSFKYLFSYGSKLLLSGLIDTAYNNIYPLIIGKFYTPAQLGGYSKAEHFAQFPSLNITRILQRVSFPILSKMQDDCERMRKGYLKFLNMSTFIVFPLMMGLFALSKPLVLTFLTEKWIDMVILLQLLCISMMWYPVHAINLNLLQVLGRSDLFLKLEIIKKIVGISVLCITLPQGLIVMCIGKIVTAFISLYINTYYSGKLMKAGLGTQLKFLVPTFINSLIMAGIILGVNSLLLENQYLLQLIVGFCVGVLYYFLSSYFCNKSTLKEILSMVQRSHGK comes from the coding sequence ATGGCAGATAGTTTAAAAAGAAAAACTGCACATGGTGTGATTTGGAGTGCTATAGAAAGATTCTCTACTCAGGGCGTTCAATTTCTATTTGGTATTATTCTTGCGCGCATGCTTACTCCAGCAGATTATGGTGTGATTGCAATGCTCACCATTTTCCTTGCTGTTAGCCAAACTTTTATTGATAGCGGTTTTGCAAATGCGATTATCCGAAAAATTGACCGCACTGAAAAAGATATGGCCACGATGTTTTTTTTTAACATTGGGATGGCCTTAGTCTGTTATGCCGTTATCTTTTTTACAGCACCTTTGATTTCTGATTTTTACAAGATGCCAGAACTCACTCTTGTTCTCAGAGTTCTTGCGCTAAGGCTCATTTTCCAATCATTCAATGCGGTACAAACTACTACACTAACTATACAGATTGACTTTAAAAAACAGGCTAAAATTTCACTATCTTGTGCCATTCTTTCTGGAATTGTCGGCATTTTCTTTGCTTATCGCGGTTATGGAGTATGGGCGTTAGTTATTCAAAGCCTTTTTAGTACCATTCTTACATCTGCGCTTTATTGGTTTTTAGTTCGCTGGCGTCCGACTTGTTTCTTTTCAAAAGATTCATTCAAATACTTATTTTCTTACGGTTCTAAGTTACTTCTCTCTGGCTTAATTGATACGGCGTATAACAACATCTACCCACTCATTATTGGCAAATTTTATACTCCAGCTCAATTGGGCGGTTATTCAAAAGCAGAACATTTTGCTCAGTTTCCCTCGTTGAACATTACTCGAATTTTGCAGAGGGTTTCGTTTCCGATCTTGAGCAAAATGCAAGATGACTGTGAGCGTATGCGAAAAGGCTATCTTAAATTTTTGAATATGTCAACTTTTATTGTGTTTCCTTTAATGATGGGGTTATTTGCATTATCTAAACCTTTGGTGTTGACTTTTTTGACAGAGAAATGGATAGACATGGTCATTCTTCTTCAATTACTTTGTATTTCAATGATGTGGTATCCTGTTCATGCGATTAATTTGAATTTACTTCAGGTTTTAGGAAGGTCTGACTTATTTTTAAAACTTGAAATTATCAAAAAAATTGTAGGCATTTCCGTTTTGTGTATAACCCTTCCCCAAGGCCTTATTGTCATGTGCATAGGCAAAATTGTAACAGCATTTATCTCTCTTTACATCAATACCTACTATTCGGGGAAATTAATGAAAGCAGGCCTTGGAACGCAGCTTAAATTTTTAGTTCCCACTTTCATCAATTCTCTTATAATGGCTGGCATTATTTTAGGAGTAAATTCTTTATTGTTGGAAAATCAGTATCTTTTGCAATTAATCGTAGGATTCTGTGTTGGTGTACTTTATTATTTTTTAAGCAGTTATTTTTGCAACAAGAGTACACTGAAAGAGATTTTAAGTATGGTTCAGAGGTCACATGGAAAATAA
- a CDS encoding CotH kinase family protein, whose amino-acid sequence MKNLQKRIFKIAMIAFALGVILVGCFWNSPEEDSTFLPLDDSEYPYAELPRLVIETENFKQIRDKETKIPAHLQIYGKDSPESEVLELKIKGHGNSSFMMTKYSLKIKFAEKQSLFGMPKNKEWILISNFRDKTHLRNFITLQLAQTLGDYAPRMAFVEVFLNRKYMGLYLLTESVKVSKDRVNIAKNDSSFLIEKTTEAEKKNNPYFTSSLNYQFRVRFPEDATIEILDNIKNQVNKFESILKNSKSNLNTVLDLENFVHYYTIQEFAKNIDGAFGRSTFIHKELGNVFKLGPIWDFDLAYGLSNKSKSSPYDWYVNRYGWYKYLFKNQQFKNAVKKFWDENHQFFLAMNDSIDVMVPQIHKAVLNDENRWPILERDDSWPHVDYHTSYESAVDSLKDWIIKREKWVSGEI is encoded by the coding sequence ATGAAGAATCTTCAAAAACGAATTTTCAAAATCGCAATGATTGCTTTTGCGCTCGGCGTAATTCTCGTCGGCTGCTTTTGGAATTCTCCCGAAGAAGATTCAACTTTTTTGCCATTAGACGATTCGGAATATCCGTATGCGGAACTTCCGCGGCTTGTGATAGAAACGGAAAATTTTAAACAGATTCGCGATAAAGAAACAAAAATTCCTGCGCATTTACAAATTTACGGAAAAGATTCTCCGGAAAGTGAAGTGTTAGAATTGAAAATTAAAGGCCACGGCAATTCATCTTTTATGATGACGAAGTATAGCCTAAAAATCAAGTTTGCAGAAAAACAATCGCTCTTTGGAATGCCGAAAAATAAAGAATGGATTTTAATTTCAAATTTCCGCGATAAAACGCATTTGCGAAATTTCATCACTTTGCAACTGGCGCAAACTTTGGGCGATTATGCGCCGCGGATGGCTTTTGTCGAAGTCTTTTTAAACCGAAAATATATGGGACTTTATTTGCTAACCGAAAGTGTTAAAGTTTCCAAAGATCGCGTGAACATTGCAAAAAATGATTCGAGCTTTTTGATTGAGAAAACAACTGAGGCGGAAAAGAAAAATAACCCCTATTTTACAAGTTCGCTCAATTATCAATTTCGAGTGCGTTTCCCTGAAGATGCAACAATTGAAATTCTAGATAACATAAAAAATCAAGTTAATAAATTCGAATCAATTTTAAAAAATTCTAAATCAAATTTAAATACCGTTTTGGATTTAGAAAATTTTGTGCATTACTATACGATTCAAGAATTTGCAAAAAATATAGACGGGGCATTTGGGCGCAGTACTTTTATTCATAAAGAGTTGGGAAATGTTTTTAAACTTGGTCCTATTTGGGATTTTGATTTAGCGTATGGTCTTTCAAATAAGTCAAAATCTTCTCCTTATGATTGGTATGTCAATCGCTATGGTTGGTATAAGTACCTTTTTAAAAATCAGCAATTTAAAAACGCAGTAAAAAAATTTTGGGATGAAAATCATCAATTCTTTTTAGCGATGAATGATTCTATCGATGTTATGGTTCCGCAAATTCACAAAGCCGTTTTAAACGATGAAAATCGTTGGCCTATTTTAGAGCGTGATGATTCTTGGCCACATGTTGATTATCATACAAGTTATGAATCTGCAGTTGATAGTTTAAAAGATTGGATTATAAAGAGGGAAAAGTGGGTGAGTGGGGAGATTTAA